From the Candidatus Micrarchaeia archaeon genome, one window contains:
- a CDS encoding metallophosphoesterase, translated as MEEIKFIYDKPALIIDNNILVIADLHISAEKKIIPNGEEIINLTQLLLEELFALIYEYKIKKIIILGDVKEDIYDLSPELFLFFTKLSEKVKIEIVKGNHDVNLEKLPKNLNLKIHSSSGVVYICKNNLKIGLAHGHAWPNDELLLCDYLILAHEHAHFLLQDEKGKKYYEKVFLISDINEKNAKNKYKNINKKCKLIVLPTFNPVLFGKAINEQKIGLGPIFKNKVFKMNSLLIYTLKGICLGQLKRSDKYGQKRKRKRKT; from the coding sequence ATGGAAGAAATTAAATTTATTTATGATAAGCCTGCGCTAATTATTGATAATAATATTTTAGTAATAGCAGATTTACATATAAGCGCGGAGAAAAAAATCATTCCTAATGGAGAAGAGATAATAAATCTAACACAATTATTATTGGAAGAATTATTTGCCCTCATATATGAATATAAAATTAAAAAAATAATTATTTTAGGTGATGTTAAAGAGGATATTTATGATTTATCTCCAGAATTATTTTTGTTTTTCACAAAATTATCAGAAAAAGTAAAGATAGAAATTGTAAAAGGAAATCATGATGTGAATTTAGAAAAATTACCAAAAAATTTAAACCTTAAAATTCATTCTAGTTCTGGAGTAGTTTATATTTGTAAAAATAATTTGAAAATTGGGTTAGCGCACGGACATGCTTGGCCAAATGATGAATTATTATTATGTGATTATTTAATTTTAGCACATGAACATGCGCATTTTCTTTTACAAGATGAAAAAGGTAAAAAATATTATGAAAAAGTATTTTTAATTTCAGATATTAATGAAAAAAATGCAAAAAATAAATACAAAAATATAAATAAAAAATGCAAGTTGATTGTTTTACCAACTTTTAATCCTGTTTTGTTTGGAAAAGCAATAAATGAACAAAAAATTGGGTTAGGACCAATTTTTAAGAATAAAGTATTTAAAATGAATAGTCTATTAATATATACATTAAAAGGTATTTGTCTTGGGCAATTGAAGAGGAGTGATAAATATGGGCAGAAAAGGAAGAGGAAAAGAAAAACTTGA